From a region of the Triticum aestivum cultivar Chinese Spring chromosome 7D, IWGSC CS RefSeq v2.1, whole genome shotgun sequence genome:
- the LOC123164024 gene encoding mucin-1-like: MMGPAGAGRGGLRQAASALSPSGVAAAAAPSVALGEVGLGQAALTPPSSPAVRRTASPSVVAAPAPSVVLGEGGLGQAALTPLSSPAVRRTASPSAVAAPAPFVALGEGGLGQAALTPPSSSAVRRSEPLPSVPVAMGLGLGHLSEGHGSPLPPPPVSLVDPSWVSARGVTREEVVAFGGIPDPASTGRRMSARIQELPEVDDMQQRCAMRAAKLHDAAISTGYFPSHGRDPFMVATHSDGGQGAFGYWIYPLGDGSSGYLQPVWMAVM; the protein is encoded by the exons ATGATGGGACCGGCAGGTGCTGGGAGAGGAGGCCTGAGGCAGGCGGCCTCGGCTCTCTCTCCttcgggcgtggcggcggcggccgcgccTTCTGTGGCGTTGGGGGAGGTGGGTTTGGGGCAGGCGGCCCTGACTCCTCCTTCCTCGCCGGCGGTCAGGAGGACCGCATCTCCTTCGGTTGTGGCGGCGCCCGCGCCTTCTGTGGTgttgggggaggggggtttggggcagGCGGCCCTGACTCCTCTTTCCTCGCCGGCGGTCAGGAGGACCGCATCTCCTTCGGCTGTGGCGGCGCCCGCGCCTTTTGTGGCgttgggggaggggggtttggggcagGCGGCCCTAACTCCTCCTTCCTCGTCGGCGGTCAGGAGGTCCGAGCCTCTTCCCAGCGTACCCGTTGCTATGGGTCTCGGCTTGGGGCACTTGTCCGAGGGGCATGGGAgcccgctgccgcctcctccggtATCCTTGGTTGACCCTTCGTGGGTTTCAGCGCGAGGAGTTACTAGGGAGGAGGTCGTTGCTTTTGGCGGGATCCCGGACCCGGCCTCGACGGGGAGGCGGATGAGTGCTCGCATTCAGGAGCTtccggaggttgatgacatgcagcagaggtgcgctatgagggcggccaagcttcatgatGCTGCGATCTCTActg gttattttccgagccacggccgtgatccgttcatggtcgctactcactccgatggaggccagggagcatttggttactggatctatccgctgggagatggtagctcgggatatcttcaaccggtttggatggcggtcatgtaa